The Streptomyces sp. V3I8 genome window below encodes:
- a CDS encoding tyrosine-type recombinase/integrase, translating to MSESARRRLQGSVPDETLRAYKREWPRFVAWCQGEGEPSLPCSTDALTNWVADRCDAGNGLSAIKQGIAAVVFFHDQANVHEKLMPDTGDAWRIVGAYKKERADAGHREVRAEVFTPEELRLMVATLPQERRVARLRDGAMLTAGTSSFVRRSNLVRFDLPDLTFTDDGDARLFKTYSKTDQAARGHPVTIPPGEHELSDPVGWLRAWREEMRKQGINDGPLFRRISRTGRILPYRLHASHLNNLVKQTAKAAKLEPRPNTTYRAHSTRASGATAAAEAGAAFSQICEQGDWSEKGTQAQIYIRPTKKDNAMRGVL from the coding sequence TTGTCGGAGTCGGCCCGGCGGCGCCTGCAGGGCTCGGTGCCCGACGAGACGCTGCGCGCGTACAAGCGGGAGTGGCCCCGGTTCGTCGCCTGGTGCCAGGGTGAGGGCGAGCCGTCTCTGCCGTGCTCCACGGACGCTCTGACGAACTGGGTAGCCGACAGGTGTGACGCTGGAAACGGCCTGTCGGCGATCAAGCAGGGCATCGCCGCCGTGGTGTTCTTCCACGACCAGGCCAACGTGCACGAGAAGCTCATGCCGGACACCGGCGACGCCTGGCGCATCGTTGGCGCGTACAAGAAGGAACGGGCCGACGCCGGACACCGCGAGGTGCGGGCCGAGGTCTTCACGCCTGAGGAGCTGCGCCTGATGGTGGCCACCCTGCCGCAGGAGCGGCGCGTGGCCCGGTTGAGGGACGGCGCCATGCTGACGGCGGGTACCTCCTCCTTCGTCCGGCGTTCGAACCTGGTCCGCTTCGACCTGCCGGATCTGACCTTCACCGACGACGGCGACGCCCGCCTGTTCAAGACGTACTCGAAGACTGACCAGGCCGCGCGCGGGCACCCCGTGACGATCCCACCCGGCGAGCACGAGCTGTCGGACCCGGTCGGATGGCTGCGGGCGTGGAGGGAGGAGATGCGCAAGCAGGGCATCAACGACGGTCCGCTGTTCCGCCGGATTTCGCGCACTGGCCGCATCCTTCCCTACCGGCTGCACGCCTCTCACCTGAACAACCTGGTGAAGCAGACGGCGAAGGCGGCCAAGCTCGAACCGAGGCCGAACACGACATACCGAGCGCACTCGACGAGGGCCTCGGGTGCTACGGCCGCCGCAGAAGCGGGCGCGGCGTTCAGTCAGATCTGCGAGCAGGGCGACTGGTCGGAGAAGGGCACACAGGCCCAGATCTATATCCGGCCGACGAAGAAGGACAACGCGATGCGAGGAGTGCTGTGA
- a CDS encoding site-specific integrase, translating to MDARAVLDSWIDEDETPHELQRGSKGRLLQGTSPRRYRDDVLDWLAFMDTVHLDALSATPSHVKTWLDSRRGAVRARARRVSALSAFYAYAMHTGHARANPAVPQLRGRPQDEPGLPRLTEGQMHLIRWGADRHEGATAARDRLVMYLMLASLRSRQITELQLADLYFEQHRLTCDIWQKGGGTRRYAVPDEVRQAVRTYLPARIWRPPLSHEKSGPLLTTYRGNPLDSNVTPAAILRATVALARQCPDPDAPELQVRITPDIVAHSPSPFEPLEEA from the coding sequence ATGGACGCGCGCGCGGTGCTGGACAGCTGGATCGACGAGGACGAGACCCCGCACGAGCTGCAGCGCGGGAGCAAGGGCCGCCTCCTGCAGGGCACCAGCCCCCGCCGCTACCGAGACGACGTCCTCGACTGGCTGGCCTTCATGGACACCGTGCACCTGGACGCCCTGAGCGCCACCCCCTCCCACGTCAAGACCTGGCTCGACTCCCGGCGCGGCGCCGTGCGCGCGCGGGCCCGGCGCGTCTCCGCGCTCTCGGCGTTCTACGCCTACGCCATGCACACCGGCCACGCCCGAGCCAACCCGGCCGTCCCCCAGCTGCGCGGCCGTCCCCAGGACGAACCCGGCCTGCCCCGGCTCACCGAAGGGCAGATGCACCTCATCCGCTGGGGTGCCGACCGGCACGAGGGGGCCACGGCCGCGCGCGACCGGCTGGTGATGTACCTGATGCTCGCCTCGCTGCGCTCGCGTCAGATCACCGAACTGCAGCTGGCGGACCTGTACTTCGAGCAGCACCGGCTCACCTGCGACATCTGGCAGAAAGGCGGGGGCACGCGGCGCTACGCTGTGCCCGACGAAGTCCGCCAAGCCGTCCGCACCTACCTGCCCGCCCGCATCTGGCGCCCCCCGCTCTCTCACGAGAAGTCGGGGCCGCTGCTGACCACCTACCGAGGCAACCCGCTGGACTCCAACGTCACCCCGGCCGCGATCCTGCGGGCGACCGTGGCGCTGGCCCGCCAGTGCCCCGACCCGGACGCGCCGGAGCTGCAGGTGCGGATCACGCCGGACATCGTCGCGCACTCCCCCTCGCCCTTCGAGCCCCTGGAGGAAGCATGA